From the Edaphobacter bradus genome, the window GCTGGCCTGAACCACACACACGAGCCATCGTTGATTCACAACCTGCCTTTTGGCTTTCTGTCTTTGGGAGGCATTGAGTCTTTCGCCACGCCAGATCCTATCTACTCGGTCCTGACCTATATGCCAGTCTGCTCGCCGCAACAGAGCAGCGATGAGCGCTAGCCATCGCGACCATCGGTCTAGCCACGCCTGCTACTCATCCTGCCCAGGCATGGATGAAACCGCCTCTAACGCGAAGTCGGTGCACTCTCTGCCAATTATCCGCCAATTCTCGCTGTGCCCACAGGTAAACCAATATCGGTCATCTGTCGATAGTGACCGTAGGTGAGCCAGATATGCAGAAATTCCGCCCCCTTATTCGGACTACAAGTATCAAATTCGTCATCGCAATAGACAGTGTGCTAGCAGGGCTGCTCCTATCAACATTGCTTCTAGCTGGCTGTGGAACTGGTCTATCTACGCTACCAAGCTCTTCGACGGGAGGCTCAAATAGCTCCTCCGGAAGTAGCCCCTCACCGTCCGGGGGCAATTCTTCGCCGTCTGGCACCACTCCAGTTCCTTCCGTTATTGTGGTGCAGCCGACAAGCAGCTCCGTCTTAACAAACGGGATAGATATGTTCACCGCAATGCACAATGGTCAGCCGGTTCATGGAGGCCAATGGAATGTCTTGGGAGGGACAAATAATGGTTCCATCGATGCCAATGGCACCTTTCATGCGCCGGCCTCAGTGCCGAATCCGAATATCGTCTCGGTTGCGTTTACCACAGATAGCCAAACCTTTACTGGAACCGTTTCAATCGACAACCCGGTACCTACCATTACTTCCATCTCGCCAAGCTCACTTACCAAACTCACAACATCCATCCAGATAACTGGGTCGGGCTTTGTTCCTGATTCATTGGTCACGGCTAATTCTATCTCTGTCCCGACAACCTTTATCGATAGCACCCATCTGTCAGTAGTCATTACGCTGCCGAATCCTACCAGCACAACACTACAGATCGGAGTGTCAAATCCAGATTCCGGGGGGACAGGCGGCACTATCGCTTTGCAGGCACTCTTTCCGACAATAAACATTCAGCCTGCCACTTTGTCCGGAGGCCCCGTGACTCTATCAATAAGTGGGTCTAATTTTTCCGCAGGAGACGTCGTGTTCCTCGGCGGCAAGCCACTAATAACAACACTCAATTCATCAACGCTGATAACAGCAACCGGTTATCTCGCTCCATGGACGCAGGGAAATGTCATGGTGGAGATTACATCCGGCGATGGTGTTACGCCGATCGCAAATCAATCAGTGCCCATTGCGCCAACGGCAGTGACTTACGATGCGGCAGCTCGTTTCACGACGCAGGCGGCATTTGGACCAAATCCGACGCTAGTAGAGCATGTTCAGAAAATAGGCTTCGATGCATTCATCACTGAACAATTCCAGCTGGCACCGGTGTCTTTCATCTCAGATGCGCCTCACACGTATATTAGTGCCGCCACCAGCTCTGCTAATCAAGGCAATTCCTTACTTAGGCAGCGAGTTGCTTTAGCCCTTCAATCATTTATCGTGCCCCAGGGGCAAGCCGTTGATTCGTCAAGCACCTTCTTCGAAGACAAGCTAGAGGCTGATGCATCCGCCAATTTTAGGCAACTGTTAGATGACATATCTTTAGATTTAAACATTGCACATCTATTGAATCTTGCTGGCAATAACGCATCAACAGACCCTCTATATCAGCCAAATCAAAATTTTGCTCGTGAGCTGATGCAGCTCTTTTCAATAGGCCCATTCCTGCTCAACGATGATGGGACCTTACAACTAGACGCCAAAAAGAATCCCATTCCAACTTATGATCAAAACACTGTCATCGATATGACGCGTGCTCTGACCGGCTGGAATTATCCCAATCCTGTAAACCCGCAATATACTGCCTGGGGAGAAGACTTCTCGCAGCCACTAGTGGGCATTGACTCCAATCATGACCATGGCGCCAAGTTACTTTTCGGATCGGTAATTCTGCCTGCAGGTCAATCCATCGATGCGGATAGAGCTGCTGTCCTGAACGCAATTTTCAATCACCCTAATCTTCCCCCTTTTATTTCTCATCTATTAATTCAGCATCTGGTCAAAAGTAATCCGAGCCCTGCTTATATCCAGAGAATCTCTAGCGCTTTCGAGGATGACGGTAGAGGAACGCGAGGGAACATGGCGGCGGTTGTACGTGCAATACTTCTTGATCCCGAAGCAAGAAGCGGGGATGCGACGCCTTCCCCCAGCGATGGTTTTCTGCAAGAGCCTGTTCTATTCGAGCTCTTCGCAATGAATATTATGCAAAGCTACGGAACTGACGACCAGCCGAACTATGTCCCCAAATCTCTTGGCGAAACTTTGTGGAATGCTCCGACCGTCTTCGGGTTCATGAGTCCTTCCTATTCTATTCCAGGAACATCCATCAATAGTCCTGAGTTCGGGTTGTTCAACAACATAAGCGCACTTCAGAGAAGTGATGTCTTGTGGGGAATGGTAAC encodes:
- a CDS encoding DUF1800 family protein, encoding MFTAMHNGQPVHGGQWNVLGGTNNGSIDANGTFHAPASVPNPNIVSVAFTTDSQTFTGTVSIDNPVPTITSISPSSLTKLTTSIQITGSGFVPDSLVTANSISVPTTFIDSTHLSVVITLPNPTSTTLQIGVSNPDSGGTGGTIALQALFPTINIQPATLSGGPVTLSISGSNFSAGDVVFLGGKPLITTLNSSTLITATGYLAPWTQGNVMVEITSGDGVTPIANQSVPIAPTAVTYDAAARFTTQAAFGPNPTLVEHVQKIGFDAFITEQFQLAPVSFISDAPHTYISAATSSANQGNSLLRQRVALALQSFIVPQGQAVDSSSTFFEDKLEADASANFRQLLDDISLDLNIAHLLNLAGNNASTDPLYQPNQNFARELMQLFSIGPFLLNDDGTLQLDAKKNPIPTYDQNTVIDMTRALTGWNYPNPVNPQYTAWGEDFSQPLVGIDSNHDHGAKLLFGSVILPAGQSIDADRAAVLNAIFNHPNLPPFISHLLIQHLVKSNPSPAYIQRISSAFEDDGRGTRGNMAAVVRAILLDPEARSGDATPSPSDGFLQEPVLFELFAMNIMQSYGTDDQPNYVPKSLGETLWNAPTVFGFMSPSYSIPGTSINSPEFGLFNNISALQRSDVLWGMVTGQLGGFSSSYTQTSWLFTHFTTVPDMVEALNHLAYHGQMPQQLKTNIINYCSQLNRFDIDLQLESALFLALNADSYNVAH